Proteins encoded within one genomic window of Oryza brachyantha chromosome 7, ObraRS2, whole genome shotgun sequence:
- the LOC102699326 gene encoding heterogeneous nuclear ribonucleoprotein 1-like yields the protein MAAAAAAAVEGEFVGERRKLFVGGIPTSAQEAELRGHFSQFGAVRSVIVMRDKETGQGRGFGFVEFEEEDAAGNALGEPRHLICGRLVDVKRARARPQRNHDEQPSQHQPLEQGQEQGHQPEPGSGTEDGSDNMNYASKKVFIGGLRDNITEEEFRTYFETFGNVTDVVVIYDSMTNRSRGFGFVTFGSEEAVRKVMEQSFHDLKGTRVEAKIAIPKDASYYRNGRGRGSRNFGGRGHAGYDGASYQPYSERYGFYNSYMPQPVPPNPFYPGVYYGMGGYPYANAYSNLGVPANVPGMMTRRPVYSAYPPMYPGYGVVYRGYAGAATSVQHASNGGSDNKKDQTSVDVQEVDSAASVATKLEFMKLGSQ from the exons atggcggcggcggcggcggcggcggtggagggggagTTCGTGGGGGAGAGGCGGAAGCTGTTCGTGGGTGGGATCCCGACCTCGGCGCAGGAGGCGGAGCTGCGGGGCCACTTCAGCCAGTTCGGGGCGGTGCGCTCTGTGATAGTCATGCGGGACAAGGAGACCGGGCAGGGCCGCGGGTTCGGGTTCGTGGAgttcgaggaggaggacgccgccgGGAATGCGCTCGGGGAGCCCAGGCACCTCATCTGCGGCCGCCTC GTGGATGTCAAGAGGGCTAGGGCAAGACCTCAACGAAACCATGATGAGCAGCCTTCACAGCATCAGCCGTTGGAACAGGGACAGGAGCAGGGCCACCAGCCAGAACCTGGAAGCGGTACCGAGGATGGTAGCGACAACATGAACTATGCTTCAAAGAAGGTCTTTATTGGTGGTTTGCGGGATAATATCACTGAGGAGGAGTTCCGGACATACTTTGAGACTTTTGGCAATGTAACAGATGTCGTAGTCATATATGACAGTATGACAAACAGATCTAGAGGGTTTGGTTTTGTTACCTTTGGCTCGGAGGAAGCAGTGAGAAAGGTGATGGAACAGAGTTTTCATGACTTGAAAGGAACCAGGGTAGAAGCCAAGATTGCCATCCCCAAGGACGCTTCTTATTACCGTAATGGCCGAGGTCGTGGTTCAAGAAACTTTGGTGGAAGGGGCCATGCTGGTTATGATGGCGCCTCATACCAACCATACAGTGAAAGATATGGTTTCTACAATAGCTATATGCCTCAACCTGTTCCGCCAAATCCATTCTATCCTGGTGTCTACTATGGTATGGGAGGTTATCCATATGCAAATGCATATTCAAACCTTGGGGTCCCCGCTAATGTTCCAGGCATGATGACAAGACGTCCAGTCTATAGTGCATATCCTCCTATGTATCCAGGGTATGGCGTTGTATACAGAGGCTATGCGGGTGCTGCAACCTCTGTTCAGCATGCTAGTAATGGTGGTAGTGATAATAAAAAGGATCAAACATCAGTAGATGTACAAGAAGTTGATAGTGCTGCTTCTGTCGCAACAAAACTGGAGTTTATGAAGCTAGGTTCACAATGA